In Thermofilum pendens Hrk 5, the sequence CGCGAGGAGGATGAGCGCGAAGGACGCTGTCCTCGCCAGCTCAGCGGCCCTAGCCGCGGGCCTCGCCGCTGGGGTAGCGGTCAACCCCTACGTTTTCGTAGCGGGGCTCCTGGGCTTCCTGATAGACATAGCGGTGTACACCGTCCTGCTCAAGAGGAAGAGCCCTTGGAGCGTTGTCTTCGGGGGCTTCGCGGGCGGCATGCCGGCGCTGGGCGGCTGGGCGGCGGCCACGGGGGGATTCGGCTACCAGGGGGTGCTGCTCATGCTCCTCGTAGCGGTCTGGAGCTCCCTGCACATATGGACGCTGAGCACGTACTACTCCGAGGACTACAGGAGGGCTGGCGTCCCGATGCTACCCGCAGTCTACGGGGAGAGGGCGGGTGTTGTTGCTTCTCTTGCCGCGGCTGTCGCCGTGTTCCTAGTGGCATTCCTGGCGTTCAGGGCCGGCTTGATCTCTGCGGTGGGCTTCGCGGTGGCGGCAGTCCCCCTGGTACTGGCGGTGGCGGTGCTTCTGAAGGGTCTTGTCAGCGGGGAGTACAGGGAGAAAGCGTACAGGGCTTTCAAGCTTGTAAACATCTTCATGGGGCTATTCTTCGTCTTGCTGGTGCTTACCTAGCACCCGTCGTACACGCTTAACTCGTACCTAAGCATTTTCTCGAACCCCCCGCTGAACCAGAACCTACCGTACACGCAGCGCCCCTCCAAAACCCGAGGAAGCCACACCCTGTCGTCCTCCCACATCTCGTCGTAGGGTATCTCCCCCACTTTGAACCACGTCGGGACAGCCTCATCGGAGGGTCTCGCTTCGCCCGCGAAATCCCTGGACACGAAGACGTGCACGATTATCTCGGGTTCCTCGCCGCCGGCGTAGAACTCCAGTAGACCCCTGTAGGAAAGCCCCTTCACCTCAACCCCCGTCTCCTCGAGAACCTCCCTCATCGCGGCGCGCCAGATGTCCTCGCCTTCCTCGACTTTCCCGCCGACGCCGTTGTACTTCCCCGCCCCGAATCCTCTTAGCTTGCGTATAAGCAGTACCTCGTCCCCCCTGAGCAGGTAGCATAGAGTAGCGATCCACACGAGGGTGGAAGCGTCTTAAGGTATAAAAATCGATTTTTATGCTCGCGCAACGAGGGTGCTTAACAGTATCCCGGCTATGTAGAGAAGCCCGAAGTTCTGCACGAGTTGCGCCGTGAGGGGGTCCGCAGTCTCCGGTATCTTCTCCCTGAAAGCCTTGCACAGCCTGAAGGCCTGCGGCAAGGAGAGGAGGGCTAGGAGGGAGCCGAGCGGTAGCACGCCGAGCAACACTAGGGCAATCGTTGCGGCGTAGGCCGAAAACACTTCGAAGGCGTAGAAAGCCAGCCCCCTAGAGCGTCCCAGCACGACGGC encodes:
- the cyoE gene encoding heme o synthase, with product MAPSAKDLLELFKVKQTALLLVTGVCAYLEGAGKPDPATLVLASLSMFLSIAGTTGFNMVLDADIDSAMFRTRNRPLPARRMSAKDAVLASSAALAAGLAAGVAVNPYVFVAGLLGFLIDIAVYTVLLKRKSPWSVVFGGFAGGMPALGGWAAATGGFGYQGVLLMLLVAVWSSLHIWTLSTYYSEDYRRAGVPMLPAVYGERAGVVASLAAAVAVFLVAFLAFRAGLISAVGFAVAAVPLVLAVAVLLKGLVSGEYREKAYRAFKLVNIFMGLFFVLLVLT
- a CDS encoding 8-oxo-dGTP diphosphatase produces the protein MWIATLCYLLRGDEVLLIRKLRGFGAGKYNGVGGKVEEGEDIWRAAMREVLEETGVEVKGLSYRGLLEFYAGGEEPEIIVHVFVSRDFAGEARPSDEAVPTWFKVGEIPYDEMWEDDRVWLPRVLEGRCVYGRFWFSGGFEKMLRYELSVYDGC